One segment of Streptomyces sp. NBC_01463 DNA contains the following:
- a CDS encoding alpha/beta hydrolase gives MPQERPPAAAVLVLHGGRETGLGAPPPGPLNLPGVRMRPFARGLRGALPGDVLVRAVRYGHRGWNGARADPLHDTVRALDELRGEAGEIPVVLLGHSMGGRAALAAAGHPLVRGVVGLAPWCPAGDPVGQLAGRDVVLVHGSRDRVTDPADSRALTARARKEGARTCLVTVDGGDHPMLRRAAAWHRLTTALVTGLLDRGPLPGPVAEALRLPPGATADEGTVELDRLPVS, from the coding sequence ATGCCCCAGGAACGACCGCCCGCCGCCGCGGTACTGGTCCTGCACGGCGGCCGGGAGACCGGTCTCGGGGCGCCGCCGCCCGGGCCGCTGAACCTGCCCGGGGTGCGGATGCGCCCGTTCGCGCGCGGTCTGCGGGGGGCGCTGCCCGGGGACGTCCTGGTGCGGGCCGTCCGTTACGGGCACCGCGGCTGGAACGGGGCCAGGGCCGATCCGCTGCACGACACCGTGCGCGCGCTGGACGAACTGCGGGGTGAGGCGGGGGAGATCCCGGTGGTGCTGCTCGGGCACTCGATGGGCGGCCGGGCCGCGCTGGCCGCTGCGGGGCATCCGCTGGTACGGGGTGTGGTCGGCCTCGCCCCGTGGTGCCCGGCCGGTGACCCGGTCGGGCAGCTCGCCGGCCGGGACGTGGTCCTCGTGCACGGCAGCCGGGACCGTGTCACGGACCCGGCGGACTCCCGCGCGCTCACCGCACGGGCCCGGAAGGAGGGTGCCCGCACCTGTCTGGTCACCGTGGACGGCGGCGACCACCCGATGCTCCGGCGGGCGGCCGCCTGGCACCGGCTGACGACCGCTCTGGTCACCGGGCTGCTGGACCGGGGCCCGCTGCCCGGACCCGTCGCCGAGGCGCTGCGGCTGCCGCCGGGGGCCACGGCCGACGAGGGGACCGTGGAACTGGACCGGCTGCCGGTGTCCTGA
- a CDS encoding potassium transporter TrkA translates to MGTHRTTLPGVGVQYDYTTESGQHISVVVHHDGRRFIGFYDQDDPDSCRLSVPLTPQEATGLAHLIDAAPIDAVRTEGIDLVTEHIPLGTRSPYGGRLLGDTRARTRTGASIVAVLRTHSAHPSPGPDFRLAIGDTLVAVGTREGVDTLSEIIAEG, encoded by the coding sequence ATGGGAACCCACCGCACCACGCTGCCCGGAGTCGGCGTGCAGTACGACTACACGACCGAGTCGGGGCAGCACATCTCCGTCGTCGTCCACCACGACGGGCGCCGGTTCATCGGCTTCTACGACCAGGACGATCCCGATTCCTGCCGGCTCTCCGTACCCCTGACCCCACAGGAGGCCACCGGGCTCGCCCACCTCATCGACGCGGCGCCGATCGACGCCGTGCGGACCGAGGGCATCGACCTCGTCACCGAGCACATCCCGCTCGGGACGCGTTCCCCGTACGGCGGCCGGCTGCTCGGGGACACCCGGGCCCGGACCCGGACCGGGGCCTCCATCGTGGCGGTGCTGCGGACCCACAGCGCGCATCCGTCACCCGGGCCGGACTTCCGGCTCGCCATCGGGGACACGCTCGTCGCCGTCGGTACGAGGGAGGGCGTCGACACGCTCTCCGAGATCATTGCGGAGGGCTGA
- a CDS encoding SPFH domain-containing protein — MSPVLIAIAGVVVLLFLLALAVITRYKVAGPSQAFIITGRRGKKSVDPVTGRASIDNSGQKVVVGGGVFVVPFVQQKFTLDLSSRHIPVAVRGAVTLRGVKSHLEGVAIVKVGGSEDAIRAAAQRFLQQQNGIVGFTQEVLSGALRAIVGRMSVEDIIRDRAAFAGQVAEEAEASLSGQGLILDAFQIQDITTEGSYLEDLGRPEAARAKQEADIAEAIARRASEQARLKAAEEIAIAERTFYLKQAEIKAETEAAAAKANAAGPLAEAARQQEVLQEQEKVAQRQAALTDRELDTKVRKPADAARYQAEQEAEARRIAQVKEAEADAERSRLTGQGEKLHRSALAEAVRIEGESEAAAIAARGAAEAEAMQKKADAFKQYGDAAVLQMLVEVLPQVVAKASEPLSAIDKLTVISTDGASQLSRTVTDNVAQGMELLSSTTGVDLAALLQNLKGAGPKPEVPAQSDAPAKQNGKIEIGD; from the coding sequence ATGAGTCCAGTCCTGATCGCCATCGCCGGAGTCGTCGTACTCCTCTTCCTGCTCGCCCTCGCCGTCATCACCCGCTACAAGGTCGCGGGTCCCAGCCAGGCGTTCATCATCACCGGCCGCCGCGGCAAGAAGTCCGTCGACCCGGTGACCGGGCGGGCCAGCATCGACAACAGCGGCCAGAAGGTCGTCGTCGGCGGCGGCGTCTTCGTCGTGCCGTTCGTCCAGCAGAAGTTCACCCTGGACCTCTCCAGCCGGCACATCCCGGTCGCCGTGCGCGGGGCCGTCACGCTGCGCGGGGTCAAGTCCCACCTCGAAGGCGTCGCCATCGTCAAGGTCGGCGGCAGCGAGGACGCCATCCGGGCCGCCGCCCAGCGCTTCCTTCAGCAGCAGAACGGCATCGTCGGCTTCACCCAGGAAGTGCTCTCCGGCGCGCTGCGCGCCATCGTCGGCCGGATGTCGGTCGAGGACATCATCCGGGACCGGGCCGCCTTCGCCGGCCAGGTGGCGGAGGAGGCCGAGGCCAGCCTGTCCGGCCAGGGCCTGATCCTGGACGCCTTCCAGATCCAGGACATCACCACCGAGGGCTCCTACCTGGAGGACCTCGGCCGCCCCGAGGCCGCCCGCGCCAAGCAGGAGGCGGACATCGCCGAGGCGATCGCCCGCCGCGCCTCGGAGCAGGCCCGGCTGAAGGCCGCCGAGGAGATCGCCATCGCCGAGCGGACGTTCTACCTCAAGCAGGCCGAGATCAAGGCCGAGACGGAGGCGGCCGCCGCGAAGGCGAACGCCGCGGGTCCGCTCGCCGAGGCCGCGCGCCAGCAGGAGGTCCTCCAGGAGCAGGAGAAGGTCGCCCAGCGCCAGGCCGCCCTGACCGACCGCGAGCTCGACACCAAGGTCCGCAAGCCCGCCGACGCCGCCCGCTACCAGGCGGAGCAGGAGGCCGAGGCCCGCCGGATCGCCCAGGTCAAGGAGGCCGAGGCGGACGCCGAGCGCTCCCGGCTGACCGGTCAGGGCGAGAAGCTGCACCGCTCCGCGCTCGCCGAGGCCGTGCGCATCGAGGGCGAGTCCGAGGCGGCCGCCATCGCCGCACGGGGTGCCGCCGAGGCCGAGGCCATGCAGAAGAAGGCCGACGCCTTCAAGCAGTACGGCGACGCGGCCGTCCTGCAGATGCTGGTCGAGGTGCTCCCGCAGGTCGTCGCCAAGGCGTCCGAGCCGCTGAGTGCCATCGACAAGCTGACCGTCATCTCGACGGACGGCGCGAGCCAGCTGTCGCGCACGGTCACGGACAACGTCGCGCAGGGCATGGAACTCCTCAGCTCCACCACCGGAGTCGACCTCGCCGCGCTGCTGCAGAACCTCAAGGGCGCGGGCCCGAAGCCGGAGGTCCCGGCCCAGTCCGACGCTCCCGCCAAGCAGAACGGCAAGATCGAGATCGGCGACTGA
- a CDS encoding cation:proton antiporter has product MHDTTALLVELGSVILGLGIIGRFAGRIGLSPIPLYLLAGLAFGEGGLLPLGASEEFTAVGAEIGVILLLLLLGLEYSASELVTSLKTQYPSGAVDFVLNATPGAVAALLLGWGPVGAVALAGVTWISSSGVIAKVLADLGRLGNRETPVILGVLVIEDLSMAVYLPLLTAMLAGVGFAGGSIALLVALGTVGFVLYLALRHGRLISRAVSSDNPEMLLLVVLGLTVLVAGVAQQLQVSAAVGAFLVGIALSGEVAEGARKLLTPLRDLFAAVFFVFFGLSTNPAEIPPVLLPAALLAVVTVFTKIATGWYAARRAGIGSRGRWRAGGTLVARGEFSIVIAGLAVATEPRIGPIATAYVLILVIVGPLTARWTQPAVELIRKWRGGDDGPAATTTGTGDTGGMATVHVPAPKEEQKLSATTD; this is encoded by the coding sequence GTGCATGACACGACCGCACTGCTGGTGGAGCTCGGCTCCGTCATCCTGGGACTGGGCATCATCGGCCGGTTCGCCGGCCGGATAGGCCTCTCCCCGATCCCCCTCTACCTGCTGGCCGGACTCGCCTTCGGCGAGGGCGGGCTGCTGCCCCTCGGGGCGAGCGAGGAGTTCACCGCCGTGGGCGCCGAGATCGGCGTCATCCTGCTGCTGCTCCTGCTGGGGCTCGAGTACAGCGCGTCCGAACTCGTCACCAGTCTCAAGACCCAGTACCCGTCCGGTGCCGTGGACTTCGTCCTCAACGCGACCCCGGGCGCCGTCGCAGCCCTGCTGCTCGGCTGGGGGCCGGTGGGGGCCGTGGCGCTGGCCGGGGTCACCTGGATCTCCTCGTCCGGGGTGATCGCCAAGGTCCTGGCGGACCTGGGGCGCCTCGGCAACCGGGAGACGCCCGTCATCCTCGGGGTGCTCGTCATCGAGGACCTGTCGATGGCCGTCTACCTTCCGCTGCTGACCGCGATGCTCGCGGGCGTCGGCTTCGCCGGGGGCAGCATCGCGCTGCTCGTCGCGCTCGGCACCGTCGGGTTCGTGCTCTACCTCGCGCTGCGGCACGGCCGGCTGATCAGCCGGGCGGTGTCCTCCGACAATCCGGAGATGCTGCTGCTCGTCGTGCTCGGGCTGACCGTCCTGGTCGCCGGGGTGGCCCAGCAGTTGCAGGTCTCGGCGGCCGTCGGCGCGTTCCTCGTCGGCATCGCGCTCTCCGGCGAGGTCGCGGAGGGGGCGCGCAAGCTGCTGACCCCGCTGCGGGACCTCTTCGCCGCCGTCTTCTTCGTGTTCTTCGGGCTCTCCACCAACCCCGCGGAGATCCCGCCGGTGCTGCTGCCGGCCGCGCTGCTGGCCGTCGTCACCGTCTTCACCAAGATCGCCACCGGCTGGTACGCCGCCCGGCGGGCGGGCATCGGATCGCGCGGGCGCTGGCGGGCGGGCGGCACGCTCGTGGCCCGTGGCGAGTTCTCCATCGTCATCGCCGGTCTGGCCGTGGCGACCGAGCCCCGGATCGGGCCCATCGCCACCGCGTACGTGCTCATCCTGGTCATCGTCGGCCCGCTCACCGCGCGCTGGACGCAGCCGGCCGTCGAACTGATCCGGAAGTG
- a CDS encoding peroxiredoxin, with translation MGSSPQLGQQVADFTLAGGALNGDAFERRDYTLSAARGRAVVLAFYPGDNTAVCTKQLCSYSSGMETFEGLDAEVWGISPQDVDSHESFARAQQLRMPLLADPGRETARAFGVAAPGIGVRRSVFLIDADGVLRWKHVALLGATFQSLDTLAGHLSGIKNA, from the coding sequence ATGGGATCGTCACCGCAACTCGGCCAGCAGGTAGCGGACTTCACCCTCGCGGGAGGCGCCCTGAACGGGGACGCGTTCGAGCGCCGCGACTACACGCTCTCCGCCGCGCGCGGCCGGGCCGTCGTCCTCGCCTTCTACCCGGGCGACAACACGGCTGTGTGCACCAAGCAGCTCTGCTCGTACTCCTCGGGCATGGAGACGTTCGAGGGGCTCGACGCGGAGGTCTGGGGGATCAGCCCGCAGGACGTGGACAGCCACGAGTCGTTCGCCCGCGCCCAGCAGCTGCGGATGCCGCTGCTCGCGGACCCGGGCCGGGAGACCGCCCGCGCGTTCGGCGTCGCCGCGCCGGGGATCGGGGTGCGGCGCTCGGTGTTCCTGATCGACGCCGACGGGGTGCTGCGCTGGAAGCACGTGGCGCTGCTCGGGGCCACGTTCCAGTCGCTGGACACGCTCGCGGGCCACCTCTCCGGCATCAAGAACGCGTAG
- a CDS encoding MFS transporter translates to MWGAAHAVDDLYQGLVPACVPYFVLDRGYSYVAASGLTLAAALGSSVPQPFIGVAVDRYRLSRLAPAGLAVAGIGLGLSGLVRPYAAVWLLILLSGLGVAMFHPAAGKAAREAAGDSASAMSIFAAGGSVGFFLAPVLATPLLVAMGVGATALFIPPAVLMAFVLLRHRPAAAATHRAARAGRDRWGPFLVLTGIEVVRSVAFFGAITFIELFWIRHLHSGRGIAGVALACFLVGGVAGTLLGGRIADRIGMVRTVQLGGVLAVPALVALRLTPGTVLPLLFAVLAGLALNIPFAVLVKLGQDYLPGRPGTAAGVTLGLAVSIGGLIAPALGATAQAYGPQGVFTILCAIPALALLLGVFLTEPDGEPAAAG, encoded by the coding sequence ATGTGGGGCGCGGCGCACGCCGTCGACGATCTCTACCAGGGGCTCGTCCCCGCCTGTGTCCCCTACTTCGTGCTGGACCGCGGCTACAGCTACGTCGCCGCCTCGGGGCTCACGCTCGCGGCGGCGCTCGGGAGTTCGGTCCCGCAGCCGTTCATCGGCGTCGCCGTGGACCGCTACCGGCTGAGCCGGCTCGCCCCCGCCGGACTCGCGGTCGCCGGCATCGGCCTGGGCCTGTCCGGTCTGGTCCGGCCGTACGCCGCGGTCTGGCTGCTGATCCTGCTCTCCGGTCTCGGCGTGGCGATGTTCCACCCGGCGGCCGGCAAGGCGGCCCGCGAGGCGGCCGGGGACAGCGCGTCCGCGATGAGCATCTTCGCGGCGGGCGGCAGCGTGGGCTTCTTCCTCGCCCCGGTGCTCGCGACCCCGCTCCTCGTCGCGATGGGGGTGGGAGCGACGGCGCTCTTCATCCCGCCGGCCGTCCTGATGGCCTTCGTCCTGCTCAGGCACCGCCCGGCCGCTGCCGCCACGCACCGGGCGGCGCGGGCGGGGCGGGACCGGTGGGGGCCCTTCCTCGTCCTGACCGGCATCGAGGTGGTGCGGTCGGTGGCGTTCTTCGGCGCGATCACGTTCATCGAGCTGTTCTGGATCCGCCATCTGCACTCCGGCCGGGGCATCGCGGGCGTGGCGCTCGCCTGCTTCCTCGTCGGCGGGGTGGCCGGCACGCTCCTCGGCGGCCGGATCGCCGACCGCATCGGCATGGTCCGTACGGTCCAGCTGGGCGGTGTCCTCGCCGTACCGGCCCTGGTCGCGCTGCGGCTGACCCCGGGCACGGTCCTGCCGCTGCTCTTCGCGGTCCTGGCGGGCCTCGCGCTGAACATCCCGTTCGCCGTCCTGGTCAAGCTCGGCCAGGACTATCTGCCGGGCCGCCCGGGCACCGCGGCCGGTGTCACGCTCGGACTGGCCGTCAGCATCGGCGGACTGATCGCGCCCGCGCTCGGTGCGACGGCACAGGCGTACGGCCCGCAGGGCGTGTTCACGATCCTGTGCGCGATCCCGGCCCTCGCGCTGCTGCTCGGTGTGTTCCTGACGGAACCCGACGGGGAACCGGCGGCCGCCGGCTGA